Proteins from one Brevibacillus humidisoli genomic window:
- a CDS encoding amidohydrolase produces the protein MRKAVTVSKVDEKYLVELRREFHRFPEVSGQEERTSRRVYEELQRMGITDIRPHIAGHGIVAAIGGIVDGPVVALRADMDALPIKEQTGVPFASEHNGVMHACGHDSHTAMLLGAAQVLKQIEAQLPGRIVLIFQPAEENAPIGGARPMIEAGALQDPQPDAVFGLHVWPGLPVGQVGIRPGYLMGASDRFTVHIKGRGGHASMPHETVDAAIVAVQVAQVLQTIVSRNVNPMDAGVVTIGRIEAGNRHNVIPDEAVLEGTVRSFRPEVRDLLEERFCRIVGDVAHSMGADAEIVYQRGYPVLNNHPAAVEVVRQSVQRLLGMDALPEVEPGLVAEDFAVYLEHFPGAFFWLGCGFVDESRNYPLHHPKFLIDERVLPIGAQLLAETAWQFLRQKGWSA, from the coding sequence GTGAGGAAAGCAGTGACTGTCTCAAAAGTGGATGAGAAGTATCTTGTGGAACTACGAAGAGAGTTCCACCGATTCCCGGAAGTAAGCGGACAAGAAGAACGAACGTCCCGGCGGGTATATGAGGAACTGCAGCGTATGGGAATCACCGATATTAGACCGCATATCGCCGGGCATGGCATTGTCGCGGCGATCGGGGGCATTGTGGATGGCCCAGTCGTCGCGCTTCGTGCAGATATGGACGCTCTGCCCATCAAGGAGCAGACGGGAGTACCTTTTGCTTCTGAGCACAACGGTGTGATGCATGCTTGCGGACATGATTCACACACAGCGATGCTGCTGGGAGCGGCACAGGTGTTGAAACAGATCGAAGCACAGCTGCCGGGGCGGATTGTCCTGATTTTCCAGCCGGCGGAAGAAAACGCTCCGATCGGTGGAGCCAGGCCGATGATCGAGGCGGGCGCACTCCAAGATCCACAGCCGGACGCTGTTTTTGGGCTGCATGTCTGGCCAGGCCTGCCGGTCGGCCAGGTTGGCATCAGACCGGGCTATCTGATGGGGGCGTCCGATCGGTTTACCGTACACATCAAGGGTAGAGGCGGCCATGCCAGCATGCCTCACGAGACAGTTGATGCAGCCATTGTGGCCGTGCAGGTTGCACAAGTGCTGCAGACCATTGTCAGCCGCAATGTCAACCCGATGGATGCCGGTGTGGTCACGATTGGCAGAATAGAGGCGGGCAACAGGCACAATGTGATTCCAGACGAAGCGGTGCTGGAGGGTACGGTCCGTTCCTTTCGACCAGAAGTGAGAGACCTGCTGGAAGAGCGATTTTGCCGGATCGTCGGAGATGTGGCTCACAGCATGGGGGCTGACGCCGAGATCGTCTACCAGCGCGGATATCCTGTTCTGAACAATCATCCAGCAGCGGTTGAAGTGGTTCGCCAGTCGGTGCAGCGACTGCTGGGTATGGATGCACTGCCAGAGGTGGAACCGGGCTTGGTCGCCGAAGACTTTGCCGTCTACCTGGAGCACTTCCCAGGCGCCTTTTTCTGGTTGGGCTGCGGCTTTGTTGACGAGAGCAGGAATTATCCACTGCACCACCCCAAGTTTCTCATCGATGAACGAGTGCTGCCGATCGGAGCACAACTCCTGGCAGAGACGGCCTGGCAATTCCTCCGGCAAAAAGGGTGGTCGGCATGA
- a CDS encoding ABC transporter ATP-binding protein → MTNSIGELTVEGVNHSYSSGKLKVPVLYDISLHIKAGEFVALCGSSGSGKTSLLNLLAGLTKPEQGTIWVSGQEISRLNENKLCIFRRNYLGFVFQSFNLLPTLTAVENVELPLVFSGEKKRKRRQRAAEMLELVGLGDRIHHKPNELSGGQQQRVSIARALVNKPNIVLADEPTGNLDSVTELEILQLMRSLNSENGTTFIIVTHDDQVAKQSDRTIFLKDGRIIDELQSVHA, encoded by the coding sequence ATGACGAATTCGATCGGCGAGTTGACGGTTGAAGGGGTTAATCACAGCTACAGCAGCGGCAAGCTAAAGGTACCGGTGCTGTATGATATCTCGCTTCATATCAAGGCGGGGGAGTTCGTCGCCCTCTGCGGTTCTTCCGGTTCCGGCAAGACCAGCCTGCTTAACCTGCTGGCGGGGTTGACCAAACCGGAACAAGGTACGATTTGGGTCAGTGGACAGGAGATCTCCCGTTTAAATGAAAATAAGCTGTGTATCTTTCGACGCAATTATTTAGGTTTTGTATTTCAATCATTTAATCTGTTGCCTACCTTGACGGCAGTGGAAAATGTGGAGCTGCCACTGGTCTTTTCCGGCGAAAAAAAGCGGAAACGTCGCCAGAGAGCAGCTGAAATGCTGGAATTGGTCGGTTTAGGAGATCGCATCCACCATAAGCCCAATGAGCTGAGCGGCGGGCAACAGCAGCGTGTCAGTATTGCCCGTGCGCTCGTCAACAAGCCGAACATTGTCTTGGCGGACGAGCCTACAGGGAACCTGGACAGTGTGACGGAACTGGAGATCCTTCAGTTGATGCGTTCCCTAAACAGCGAGAACGGCACTACGTTTATCATCGTGACCCATGACGATCAGGTGGCGAAGCAGTCAGATCGGACCATTTTCCTAAAGGACGGGCGGATTATCGACGAACTGCAATCCGTTCATGCCTAG
- a CDS encoding HlyD family efflux transporter periplasmic adaptor subunit: MTKKKWLTIGGVAVVLIGGLVYWQFFMPKEEPVDMTQQMPEFPTVQVELGEVKKSIYATGTIEAKAREEIKPELSGKIEQIFVTEGQQVNAGDPLFLIDSSESILEYQKQEINVTRLQQEIADLRSRKPEVYADAEGIVSEVLVEPGDEVTKETVIAKLSNPDKLKLRGAFGASQIKHFKEGMQVSVFLSGSLVYLPATVVKVDREGRATSEGGVMYEVEVLLDNPGAVHPSEKGMIQYKTPEGITVNSWDSNQFEAMDDIEIRAGTIGKISTVLIDDDEKVNKGQLIAKVDLSDTDLEIKEKELALKESQLILQQKKSDASKAQVVAPISGQITDLEIKEGEKVDTGKTAMIIMDMSAVYMEASVDEVDIPYIQVGQAVDVYVTAYGIEVFPGEVVEIPQEGVSEDNSVRFEVKVLVKDGAKMKHGMTGDCDIIVNQQQNVPRLPYNVVEILEEGKGTVMVKNPETGEPMPKEVEIGVEGAEYVEIKSGLNPGDEVLMMNGGGGMMGGGGGMQIIG, encoded by the coding sequence ATGACGAAGAAAAAATGGTTGACGATCGGCGGGGTGGCGGTCGTCCTCATCGGGGGATTGGTCTACTGGCAGTTTTTCATGCCAAAGGAGGAACCGGTAGACATGACGCAGCAGATGCCGGAGTTCCCCACGGTGCAGGTAGAGCTGGGAGAAGTAAAAAAATCAATCTATGCTACGGGTACGATTGAAGCAAAAGCAAGAGAAGAGATCAAACCGGAATTGAGCGGAAAGATCGAGCAAATCTTCGTAACAGAAGGACAGCAGGTAAACGCAGGGGATCCGCTCTTCTTGATCGACAGTTCCGAGAGCATTCTGGAGTATCAAAAGCAGGAGATCAACGTCACTCGGCTGCAGCAAGAGATCGCCGATTTGCGTTCGCGAAAGCCGGAGGTATACGCTGACGCAGAGGGGATCGTCTCGGAAGTGCTGGTGGAACCGGGAGATGAAGTGACCAAAGAGACGGTGATCGCCAAACTGTCCAACCCGGACAAGCTGAAGTTAAGAGGGGCTTTTGGCGCCAGTCAGATCAAACACTTCAAGGAAGGGATGCAGGTTAGCGTCTTTTTGAGCGGTTCACTCGTGTATCTTCCTGCTACCGTGGTCAAGGTGGATCGGGAAGGACGGGCAACCAGTGAAGGCGGCGTGATGTACGAGGTAGAAGTGCTGCTAGACAATCCCGGTGCCGTCCATCCATCGGAAAAGGGCATGATTCAATACAAGACACCCGAGGGCATTACCGTTAACAGTTGGGACAGCAACCAGTTTGAAGCGATGGACGACATCGAGATCAGGGCGGGAACAATCGGGAAGATCAGTACCGTGCTGATTGACGATGATGAGAAGGTGAACAAAGGACAACTGATCGCAAAAGTGGATCTGTCGGACACCGATCTGGAAATCAAAGAAAAAGAACTGGCATTGAAAGAGTCGCAGCTCATCCTGCAGCAGAAGAAATCGGATGCATCCAAGGCACAGGTGGTGGCACCGATCAGCGGACAGATCACCGACCTGGAGATCAAAGAGGGAGAGAAGGTAGACACCGGCAAAACGGCGATGATTATCATGGACATGTCTGCCGTCTACATGGAAGCCAGCGTCGATGAGGTAGACATCCCCTACATCCAAGTAGGACAAGCGGTCGATGTGTACGTCACCGCCTACGGAATCGAGGTCTTCCCGGGAGAGGTGGTAGAAATACCGCAAGAGGGTGTCAGCGAAGACAACTCGGTACGCTTTGAGGTTAAGGTGCTCGTCAAAGACGGAGCGAAGATGAAGCACGGGATGACCGGCGATTGCGACATAATCGTCAATCAGCAACAGAACGTCCCACGTCTGCCGTATAACGTGGTTGAAATCCTCGAAGAAGGCAAAGGAACCGTGATGGTGAAAAATCCAGAGACGGGCGAACCGATGCCAAAAGAGGTGGAGATTGGCGTGGAGGGCGCCGAGTACGTGGAGATCAAAAGCGGCCTCAACCCGGGTGATGAAGTGCTGATGATGAACGGCGGCGGAGGCATGATGGGCGGGGGCGGAGGCATGCAGATTATAGGCTAA
- a CDS encoding AbgT family transporter — protein sequence MANHMTELNPSKQNGQKGFLKWVEVVGNKLPHPFMLFLYLALGMMVLSAILASFGVTVVHPGKGETIAVKSLLSTEGFHWILTSMLTNFTGFKPLGLVLAMALGIGLAERVGLIQAILRKMILKVPARIVTFTVVFSGILGNLASDAAFVIIPPLGAMVFLALGRHPLAGLAAGFAGVGSGFTANIFVAGTDALLSGISTEVAKTIDPNVAISPLANWYFMVFSTLFLSLLGTWITEKIVEPRLGQYSGNKTARLENLTETENKALRATGMAAAIFLVILALLVVPEGAILRDPEQGTIIPSPFLKGIIPIILLFFVTVATTFGIKTGQIKSQKDVPRFMTDAIKDMSSFIVMVFAAAQFIAFFNWSNVGVYIAVNGAELLTSINLTGLPVVVGFTLLAALLNLFIFSGSAQWALMAPVFIPMFMLLDYHPAFIQLAYRIADSSTNTISPLNPYMPMILMYMQEYKKEAGLGTLISMMMPYAMIFLTMWTVLMIVWYLFGLPLGPGVSM from the coding sequence ATGGCAAATCACATGACAGAGTTGAACCCGTCCAAACAGAATGGACAAAAAGGATTCCTCAAGTGGGTGGAGGTCGTCGGCAACAAACTGCCTCATCCGTTCATGCTGTTTTTGTATCTGGCCCTGGGAATGATGGTGTTATCCGCCATTTTGGCTTCATTTGGCGTAACGGTCGTTCACCCGGGAAAAGGTGAAACCATTGCCGTCAAAAGTCTATTAAGCACAGAAGGATTCCACTGGATCTTAACCAGCATGCTGACGAACTTTACTGGATTTAAGCCGCTTGGTCTCGTATTGGCGATGGCGCTTGGGATCGGTCTCGCCGAAAGAGTCGGGCTGATTCAGGCAATCTTGCGCAAGATGATTCTCAAGGTTCCGGCACGAATCGTTACGTTTACCGTTGTCTTCTCCGGGATTCTCGGCAACCTAGCTTCTGACGCCGCTTTCGTCATCATTCCGCCATTGGGCGCGATGGTGTTTCTCGCGTTGGGCCGCCACCCGTTGGCCGGATTGGCCGCAGGGTTTGCCGGGGTTGGTTCCGGATTTACGGCAAACATCTTCGTAGCCGGTACAGACGCTTTGTTATCGGGGATCAGTACAGAAGTGGCCAAGACGATCGATCCCAATGTGGCGATTTCTCCTCTGGCCAACTGGTACTTCATGGTTTTCTCCACTCTCTTCTTGTCTTTGCTCGGTACCTGGATCACAGAGAAGATTGTTGAGCCGCGTCTAGGCCAGTATTCCGGGAATAAAACAGCACGTCTGGAAAATCTGACAGAGACAGAGAATAAGGCACTGCGGGCAACAGGAATGGCTGCCGCTATCTTTCTCGTGATTCTTGCGCTGCTTGTCGTTCCGGAGGGAGCGATTCTGCGTGATCCCGAGCAGGGAACGATTATTCCCTCTCCATTCTTAAAAGGCATTATTCCGATCATCTTGCTGTTCTTTGTTACGGTTGCTACGACTTTCGGGATAAAAACAGGTCAGATCAAATCGCAAAAAGACGTCCCGCGCTTCATGACGGATGCGATAAAGGACATGTCCTCCTTTATTGTGATGGTGTTTGCCGCTGCGCAGTTTATCGCTTTTTTCAACTGGAGCAATGTAGGCGTATATATCGCCGTAAACGGCGCTGAGCTGCTGACAAGCATCAATCTGACCGGGCTGCCCGTGGTGGTTGGTTTTACCTTGCTGGCTGCACTGTTAAACTTGTTTATCTTCAGCGGTTCGGCCCAGTGGGCGTTGATGGCGCCAGTGTTCATTCCGATGTTTATGCTGTTGGACTATCACCCAGCCTTTATTCAGTTGGCTTATCGAATTGCCGATTCTTCGACCAATACGATTTCGCCGCTCAATCCATATATGCCGATGATTCTGATGTACATGCAGGAGTATAAGAAAGAGGCTGGTCTCGGCACGCTGATCTCGATGATGATGCCATACGCCATGATCTTCCTGACAATGTGGACGGTGTTGATGATCGTGTGGTACTTGTTCGGTCTGCCCTTGGGACCCGGCGTTTCGATGTAG
- a CDS encoding ABC transporter permease: MKLIDSLLLVWRNLWRMKLRTILTSIGVMIGTAAIVAMISLSIGLRDNAVKSLENFGNLTEMEVQPAFLMPDEQTPIPPDQQKQLNWDAVNELKQVPGVQAVMPVKELRAEGELKVGRLEGHVRLTGVDVREAIAFKGKDIEKGEFLNGPKNEIVISYDVLRRLRDVEKEKREARLRNQNQNQAPNPRFFNRDSGGEANLPNVVGMTGSLVITRQIMDENDEPKFEKKEIRVRIVGQLKQEENRYYGGSVAYVPMDLIEELNKWANPERGSGEARDRSRAEQSQIEFDSITVKVESREKVESAVQQIKQRGFDIWSPASALEEINKFFFVVQMILGGIAAVSLLVASIGIINTMIMSILERTKEIGIMKVIGATVYNIRWLFLIESGAIGLIGGITGLGIAYAAVSGLNYLAANNPDFNMFGGGPGPEEAITQLAVIPMWLAWFAILFSFVIGLLAGIFPAFRASRLSALEAIRSQ, encoded by the coding sequence ATGAAACTGATTGATTCACTGCTGCTGGTTTGGCGCAACTTGTGGCGAATGAAACTGCGGACGATCTTGACGTCCATCGGGGTCATGATCGGAACAGCAGCGATCGTGGCTATGATTTCGCTTAGTATTGGGTTGCGCGACAATGCGGTAAAAAGTTTGGAGAATTTCGGGAACTTGACAGAGATGGAAGTACAGCCTGCTTTTCTGATGCCGGATGAACAGACGCCAATTCCCCCCGATCAACAGAAACAGTTGAATTGGGATGCGGTGAATGAGCTGAAGCAGGTGCCGGGAGTACAAGCGGTCATGCCGGTCAAAGAGCTCCGTGCAGAAGGGGAGTTGAAGGTTGGACGCCTGGAAGGGCATGTGCGGTTGACGGGCGTAGACGTACGCGAGGCGATTGCGTTTAAGGGCAAGGATATTGAAAAGGGTGAGTTTCTCAATGGACCCAAAAATGAGATCGTCATCTCGTACGACGTACTCCGCAGACTGAGGGATGTGGAGAAAGAAAAACGGGAGGCGCGCCTCCGCAACCAAAACCAGAATCAGGCTCCCAACCCTAGGTTTTTCAATCGTGATTCGGGTGGCGAAGCAAACTTGCCCAATGTAGTGGGGATGACTGGTTCACTGGTTATCACCAGGCAGATTATGGACGAGAATGACGAGCCCAAATTTGAGAAAAAAGAAATACGCGTGCGGATCGTCGGTCAATTGAAACAAGAGGAAAATCGCTACTACGGCGGTTCTGTCGCCTACGTCCCCATGGACCTGATCGAAGAGTTGAACAAGTGGGCCAATCCGGAAAGAGGATCAGGAGAAGCGCGGGATCGATCACGGGCGGAACAGTCACAGATCGAGTTTGATTCAATCACGGTGAAAGTGGAATCGCGGGAGAAAGTGGAGTCAGCTGTGCAACAGATCAAGCAGCGGGGATTCGATATCTGGTCGCCGGCAAGTGCGCTGGAGGAGATCAACAAGTTTTTCTTCGTTGTCCAGATGATCCTCGGGGGGATCGCTGCCGTTTCATTGCTGGTCGCTTCTATCGGGATCATCAATACGATGATCATGTCCATCCTGGAGCGGACCAAGGAGATCGGGATCATGAAGGTGATCGGTGCCACGGTCTACAACATTCGCTGGCTGTTTTTGATTGAGTCAGGCGCGATTGGCTTAATCGGCGGGATTACCGGCCTGGGGATTGCTTATGCGGCTGTTTCCGGCCTCAATTACCTGGCGGCGAACAATCCGGACTTCAACATGTTCGGCGGTGGACCTGGGCCGGAGGAGGCCATCACCCAGCTTGCTGTTATTCCGATGTGGCTGGCCTGGTTTGCGATTTTGTTCTCCTTTGTCATCGGCCTGTTGGCAGGGATTTTTCCGGCGTTTCGCGCCTCGCGCTTGAGCGCTTTGGAAGCAATCCGTTCACAGTAG